From one Gemmatimonadota bacterium genomic stretch:
- a CDS encoding ABC transporter permease: protein MRILDQVGENIGIALDAIRASKMRAGLTILGVVIGVSSVMSMATIVNGIQSQIVTTIEQAGPTVFYVFKAYSGTPVNPDALPAWMRIRPDLQVREAERIAELPEIAYAGMWAVIQGRLEYGDVRTQPNRIYGADDHFSEIIGGELVLGRWFSRAELVSGANVVVIPEDLAREMFGRRNPLGETIKVGGRPAQVIGLFQAASNIFQPPGAETSAIIPFRMADQQFTLDKANAVFIAVKGRKAVAVADAQEAVMVTLREMRRLRPADKNNFDFVTQDQILQIFNRLTGAFFLVMVSLSSVGLLVGGIGVMAIMMVSVTSRTREIGVRKALGATRRDIMLQFLFEAATLTGIGGLIGVVTGLAVGRGAALLLDVEAPTPVGITLIAVGVSISIGLVFGLIPARRAARLDPVEALRYE, encoded by the coding sequence ATGCGCATCCTCGACCAGGTAGGGGAGAACATCGGCATCGCGCTCGACGCGATCCGCGCCTCCAAGATGCGCGCCGGCCTCACGATCCTCGGCGTCGTGATCGGCGTGAGCTCGGTCATGTCGATGGCGACGATCGTCAACGGGATCCAATCGCAGATCGTCACGACGATCGAGCAGGCCGGCCCCACCGTGTTCTACGTCTTCAAGGCGTATAGCGGGACGCCAGTCAATCCCGACGCGCTCCCCGCGTGGATGCGTATCCGCCCCGACCTGCAGGTGCGCGAGGCCGAACGTATCGCCGAGCTCCCCGAGATTGCGTACGCCGGCATGTGGGCGGTGATCCAGGGGCGACTGGAGTATGGCGACGTCCGCACCCAACCCAATCGCATCTACGGCGCCGACGATCACTTCAGCGAGATCATCGGGGGAGAGTTGGTGCTGGGGCGCTGGTTCTCGCGCGCCGAGCTGGTGAGCGGCGCCAACGTGGTGGTGATTCCGGAGGACCTGGCGCGCGAGATGTTCGGGCGGCGCAACCCGCTCGGCGAGACCATCAAGGTCGGCGGGCGGCCGGCGCAGGTGATCGGGCTCTTTCAAGCGGCGTCGAACATCTTCCAGCCGCCGGGAGCCGAGACGTCGGCGATCATCCCGTTCAGGATGGCCGACCAGCAGTTCACGCTGGACAAGGCCAACGCGGTCTTCATCGCCGTGAAGGGGCGCAAGGCGGTGGCGGTCGCCGATGCGCAGGAGGCGGTGATGGTGACGCTGCGTGAGATGCGGCGCCTGCGCCCGGCCGACAAGAACAACTTCGACTTCGTCACGCAGGACCAGATCCTCCAGATCTTCAATCGGCTCACCGGGGCCTTCTTCCTGGTGATGGTCTCGCTCTCCTCGGTCGGGCTGCTGGTGGGGGGGATCGGGGTGATGGCGATCATGATGGTCTCGGTGACCTCGCGCACGCGCGAGATCGGGGTACGCAAGGCGTTAGGCGCGACGCGCCGCGACATCATGCTGCAATTCCTCTTCGAGGCGGCGACGCTGACCGGGATCGGCGGGTTGATCGGCGTGGTGACCGGGCTCGCGGTGGGCCGCGGGGCCGCGTTGCTGCTGGACGTGGAAGCGCCGACACCGGTGGGGATCACGCTCATCGCGGTGGGA
- a CDS encoding ABC transporter permease has protein sequence MTTALGQIVANKLRSFFTLLGIIVSVAFLVAVIAIIQGMNAFVKENIADAMIGANTFQVRRTPINVGRISDDEINRINRRPKITPRDAEAVRSAIPDADAVSFQSGWPTPRVDLVWRNERVADVILFGVTEQFQIVQDYRAEEGRSLSDVDVAQRRAVIVIGRDIADALFPNLTAVGKTVRILGEQFEVIGVNAGKGQVLGQSFDTYALMPSTRFEMLFGRRSTTVISVKMAEADAVEPAMQRAEEAMRVARGLRPGDDNDFSIETSDALVAFWKTVTRLLFAIIPAVVAIGVVVGGIVIMNIMLMAVTERTHEIGIRKAVGARAEDIERQFLGEAVVLATLGGVIGVSAGWLFALAIAAASPLPARVTAWSVLLSLALGAGVGILFGVYPARRAARLDPIAALRAE, from the coding sequence ATGACGACCGCGCTCGGCCAGATTGTGGCCAACAAGCTGCGGTCGTTTTTCACGCTGCTCGGAATCATCGTCTCGGTCGCCTTCCTCGTGGCGGTCATCGCGATCATCCAGGGGATGAACGCCTTCGTGAAGGAGAACATCGCCGACGCGATGATCGGGGCCAACACCTTCCAGGTGCGGCGCACCCCGATCAACGTGGGGCGCATCAGCGACGACGAGATCAACCGCATCAACCGGCGCCCCAAGATCACGCCGCGCGACGCCGAGGCGGTGCGGTCGGCGATCCCCGACGCAGACGCGGTCTCGTTCCAGTCCGGGTGGCCTACCCCGCGAGTGGACCTCGTCTGGCGCAACGAACGCGTTGCCGACGTCATCCTCTTCGGCGTCACCGAGCAGTTCCAGATCGTGCAGGACTACCGCGCCGAAGAAGGGCGCTCGCTGAGCGATGTTGACGTGGCGCAGCGACGCGCGGTGATCGTCATCGGACGCGACATCGCCGACGCGCTCTTCCCCAACCTGACCGCCGTCGGCAAGACGGTGCGCATCCTCGGCGAGCAGTTCGAGGTGATTGGCGTGAACGCCGGAAAGGGACAGGTGCTGGGGCAGTCGTTCGATACGTATGCGCTGATGCCGTCCACGCGCTTCGAGATGTTGTTCGGACGACGCAGCACGACGGTGATCTCGGTGAAGATGGCCGAGGCCGACGCGGTGGAGCCGGCGATGCAGCGCGCCGAGGAGGCGATGCGCGTGGCGCGCGGGCTGCGACCGGGCGACGACAACGATTTCTCGATCGAGACGTCGGACGCCCTCGTCGCGTTCTGGAAGACGGTCACGCGCCTGCTCTTCGCGATCATCCCCGCGGTGGTGGCCATCGGCGTAGTGGTGGGCGGGATCGTCATCATGAACATCATGCTGATGGCGGTGACCGAGCGCACGCACGAGATCGGGATTCGCAAGGCGGTGGGGGCGCGCGCCGAGGACATCGAGCGCCAGTTCCTTGGCGAGGCGGTCGTGCTGGCCACGTTAGGCGGTGTGATCGGCGTGAGTGCCGGGTGGCTCTTTGCGCTGGCCATCGCCGCGGCGTCGCCGCTGCCGGCACGCGTGACGGCGTGGTCGGTGCTCCTCTCGCTGGCCCTTGGGGCGGGGGTGGGGATCCTGTTCGGCGTGTACCCGGCGCGGCGCGCGGCGCGCCTCGATCCCATCGCCGCCCTGCGGGCGGAGTAG
- a CDS encoding ABC transporter permease → MKPSLTASLQATLEGIFIALDAIRANRVRAALTILGVAVGVFVVVAMAATIHGVTLSFQSDLDAFGGDAFMVRRQDVGINACDGTDENCPDRRNPTITMEEWRAIKALPSVGAASPWLFGNSGIRYMNVAIESVNLEAYGDEWLLTDGGDIYPGRNYTSKEASNAAPIAILNDTLAKQLFGQSDPIGKDVMIDGQQFSVIGIYQTRGGFLKSLDGRGPETPKIIVPAETARRRLNVWMRGMMINVKPRAGVTRGETMDEVTATMRSLRGLRPSQRSNFYLVGQDKIAETFNKVFGALFLVMLVLSAVGLLVGGVGVVAIMMISVTERTREIGVRKALGATRRTILWQFLVEGATLTSIGAAVGLGAGALLAIGIRSWTSIPAAVPLPAVVASLVASALTGILFGMAPAARAANLDPVEALRYE, encoded by the coding sequence ATGAAGCCCTCGCTCACGGCCTCGCTGCAGGCCACCCTCGAGGGGATCTTCATCGCCCTCGACGCCATTCGCGCCAATCGCGTGCGGGCAGCGCTCACCATCCTCGGCGTGGCGGTCGGCGTCTTCGTGGTGGTGGCGATGGCCGCGACGATCCACGGCGTCACCCTCTCGTTCCAGTCCGACCTCGACGCCTTCGGCGGCGACGCGTTCATGGTACGGCGCCAGGATGTCGGGATCAACGCCTGCGACGGGACCGACGAGAACTGTCCCGACAGGCGCAACCCGACCATCACCATGGAGGAATGGCGTGCCATCAAGGCGCTTCCCTCCGTCGGCGCCGCCTCGCCGTGGCTCTTCGGCAACTCCGGCATTCGCTACATGAACGTCGCCATCGAGTCGGTGAACCTCGAGGCCTACGGCGACGAGTGGCTCCTCACCGACGGCGGCGACATCTACCCCGGGCGCAACTACACGTCCAAGGAAGCGAGCAACGCCGCCCCCATCGCGATCCTCAACGACACCCTGGCCAAGCAGCTCTTCGGGCAATCCGACCCGATCGGCAAGGACGTGATGATCGATGGACAGCAGTTCTCGGTCATCGGCATCTACCAGACGCGGGGAGGGTTCCTCAAGTCGCTCGACGGTCGCGGACCCGAGACTCCGAAGATCATCGTCCCTGCCGAGACCGCGCGCCGCCGGCTCAACGTCTGGATGCGCGGGATGATGATCAACGTCAAGCCGCGCGCCGGCGTCACGCGCGGGGAGACCATGGACGAGGTCACCGCGACCATGCGCTCGTTGCGCGGGCTGCGCCCGTCGCAACGCAGCAACTTCTACCTGGTCGGCCAGGACAAGATCGCGGAGACCTTCAACAAGGTCTTCGGCGCCCTCTTTCTCGTGATGCTGGTGCTTTCCGCCGTTGGGCTCCTGGTGGGCGGGGTCGGGGTGGTGGCGATCATGATGATCTCGGTGACCGAGCGCACCCGCGAGATCGGGGTGCGCAAGGCGCTCGGGGCCACACGGCGCACGATCCTCTGGCAGTTCCTCGTCGAGGGGGCCACGCTGACCAGCATCGGTGCCGCCGTGGGGCTGGGCGCCGGTGCCCTCCTGGCCATCGGGATTCGGAGCTGGACGAGCATCCCCGCCGCCGTCCCCCTCCCGGCTGTCGTCGCCTCGCTGGTCGCGAGCGCGCTCACCGGGATCCTCTTCGGGATGGCCCCTGCGGCCCGCGCGGCAAACCTCGACCCGGTCGAAGCGCTCAGGTACGAGTAG
- a CDS encoding ABC transporter permease encodes MPFFEAVKLAFATIRVQKLKSFFTLLGVMIGVMFLIAVVSIVEGMSRYVEDDFAGALLGVNTFTLRRGDQGFGPRSDADWREIQRRPRLYKAEVEQVRTALPPGLVSSIENMTFAYASSPLARPKQVQLVSAEESYFTLKKYKLTSGRPFTAQEVTLGSKVVVIGSEAATHFFPGLDPLGRELRIGGSPYLVIGVIEPQGSVFGFSLDRLAIGPHTSPLARITNPRGDVRALVVQSPNPVLLNAAMEEVRTVMRGIRHLSPSQKDNFALESSASAMSFFNELKGKLIAFGTALPAIGLIVGALVIMNIMLVAVAERTREIGIRKALGARRRDIMRQFLVESASLSVLGAALGIALGVGMAKLIAAFSPLPAGVALWSIPAAVLLGAGVGIVAGLYPASRAASLDPIAALRQE; translated from the coding sequence GTGCCGTTCTTCGAAGCAGTCAAGCTCGCCTTCGCGACGATCCGCGTCCAAAAGCTCAAGAGTTTCTTCACCCTCCTCGGTGTGATGATCGGCGTGATGTTCCTCATCGCCGTCGTCAGCATCGTCGAGGGGATGAGCCGGTACGTCGAGGATGACTTCGCCGGTGCCCTGCTCGGCGTGAACACGTTCACGCTGCGGCGGGGCGATCAGGGCTTCGGTCCGCGCTCCGACGCCGACTGGCGCGAAATCCAGCGGCGCCCGCGCCTCTACAAGGCAGAGGTCGAGCAGGTCCGCACGGCGCTTCCCCCCGGGCTGGTGTCGTCGATCGAGAACATGACGTTCGCCTACGCCAGTTCTCCGCTCGCCCGCCCCAAGCAGGTGCAGCTGGTGAGCGCGGAGGAGTCGTACTTCACGCTCAAGAAGTACAAGCTCACGAGCGGCCGCCCCTTCACGGCGCAGGAGGTCACGCTGGGGAGCAAGGTGGTGGTGATCGGGTCGGAGGCCGCGACGCACTTCTTCCCGGGGCTCGACCCGCTGGGACGCGAGCTGCGCATCGGGGGGTCGCCGTATCTCGTCATCGGCGTGATCGAGCCCCAGGGATCGGTCTTCGGCTTCTCGCTCGACCGCCTCGCCATCGGACCGCACACCTCGCCGCTGGCCCGCATCACCAACCCGCGCGGCGACGTGCGCGCGCTGGTGGTGCAGTCACCCAACCCGGTGCTGCTGAACGCGGCGATGGAGGAAGTGCGCACGGTGATGCGCGGCATCCGCCACCTGTCGCCGAGCCAGAAGGACAACTTCGCCCTCGAGTCATCGGCCTCGGCGATGTCGTTCTTCAACGAGCTCAAGGGGAAGCTGATCGCCTTCGGTACCGCGCTTCCCGCGATCGGGCTCATTGTCGGCGCCCTGGTGATCATGAACATCATGCTGGTGGCAGTGGCCGAGCGCACGCGCGAGATCGGCATTCGCAAGGCGCTGGGGGCCCGGCGGCGCGACATCATGCGCCAGTTCCTCGTGGAGTCGGCGTCGCTGAGCGTGCTCGGCGCCGCGTTAGGCATTGCGCTGGGCGTCGGGATGGCCAAGCTCATCGCGGCCTTCTCTCCCCTGCCCGCGGGGGTCGCGCTCTGGTCGATCCCGGCCGCCGTCCTGCTGGGCGCCGGCGTCGGCATCGTCGCCGGACTCTATCCCGCCAGCCGCGCCGCGAGCCTCGATCCCATCGCCGCACTGCGTCAGGAATGA
- a CDS encoding ABC transporter ATP-binding protein, which translates to MDPGQAPGKDWVIVTRGLKREYDMGGEVVRALRGVDLAIRRNEYVAIMGPSGSGKSTLMNLIGCLDTPTAGEYWLNGMLVSKMSDDELARVRNKEIGFVFQTFNLLPRATALHNVELPLVYAGVSSDERKRRAKRALEQVQLETRMNHRPNELSGGQRQRVAIARALVNNPSILLADEPTGNLDSKTSEEIMRVFENLADTGQTVIMVTHEPDIAAHARRVVVLRDGVIASDDRRSAFKQSMGIS; encoded by the coding sequence ATGGACCCCGGCCAGGCCCCCGGAAAGGACTGGGTCATCGTGACGCGCGGGCTCAAGCGCGAGTACGACATGGGGGGCGAGGTCGTCCGCGCCCTCCGCGGCGTCGACCTGGCCATTCGCCGGAACGAGTACGTCGCCATCATGGGGCCCTCGGGGTCGGGGAAGTCGACGCTGATGAACCTTATCGGCTGCCTCGACACCCCCACCGCCGGCGAGTACTGGCTCAACGGGATGTTGGTCTCGAAGATGAGCGACGATGAGCTGGCGCGTGTGCGCAACAAGGAGATCGGCTTCGTCTTCCAGACGTTCAACCTGCTGCCGCGCGCCACGGCGCTGCACAACGTCGAGTTGCCGCTGGTGTACGCCGGCGTGTCGTCCGACGAGCGGAAGCGCCGCGCCAAGCGCGCGCTCGAGCAGGTGCAACTCGAGACCCGCATGAACCACCGTCCCAACGAGCTGTCGGGGGGCCAGCGCCAGCGCGTCGCCATCGCGCGCGCCCTGGTCAACAACCCCTCGATCCTGCTCGCCGACGAACCGACCGGTAACCTCGACTCCAAGACCTCGGAGGAGATCATGCGCGTCTTCGAGAACCTGGCCGACACCGGGCAGACCGTCATCATGGTGACGCACGAACCCGACATCGCCGCGCACGCGCGCCGCGTCGTGGTGCTGCGTGACGGCGTGATCGCCAGCGACGACCGTCGCTCGGCCTTCAAGCAGTCGATGGGTATCTCGTAA
- a CDS encoding efflux RND transporter periplasmic adaptor subunit encodes MSKGLKWGLGIVVVAAVGAALAAKAKGGDKATEVRMESVQKRDLVASVTASGQVQPVTKVDVAADISGRIVRLAVKEGEIVKKGQFLLEIDPAQYQAAVQRSEAAVASAKASAAQAKANLLQAQRTYERSLEIQKTNAALISAESLEQLKTAVEVNTALFESANQNADQSAASLREARSNLARTTILAPMSGKITRLAVEQGETAVPGTFNKDAATLLTIADLSVFETKVKVDETDVARISLGDSAVIQIDAFPDTTFVGKVVEISNSSVKATASTGSTEQAIDYEVKIQLMNPPAETRPDFSATAKIVTDTRTSVLTIPIIALTVRENEELNAADTAGAPGQPKKKEVGKKDVEGVFIVGADNKVTFRPVKVGIAGDKYFEVISGVKDGEKIVGGTYQAIRELKDGALVKEPKPEKKPDAGAKT; translated from the coding sequence ATGAGTAAAGGACTGAAGTGGGGACTTGGGATCGTGGTGGTCGCTGCAGTCGGGGCGGCGCTGGCGGCCAAGGCCAAGGGCGGTGACAAGGCCACCGAGGTGCGCATGGAGAGCGTGCAGAAGCGCGACCTCGTCGCCTCGGTCACGGCCAGCGGTCAGGTGCAACCGGTCACGAAGGTCGATGTCGCGGCCGACATCAGCGGGCGGATCGTGCGCCTGGCGGTGAAGGAAGGGGAGATCGTGAAGAAGGGGCAGTTCCTCCTCGAGATCGATCCGGCGCAGTATCAGGCGGCGGTGCAGCGCTCCGAGGCCGCCGTGGCGTCGGCGAAGGCGTCGGCGGCCCAGGCCAAGGCCAACCTCCTCCAGGCGCAGCGCACCTACGAGCGCTCGCTGGAGATCCAGAAGACCAACGCTGCCCTCATCTCCGCGGAGTCACTGGAGCAGCTCAAGACCGCGGTGGAGGTCAACACCGCCCTCTTCGAGTCGGCCAACCAGAATGCCGATCAGTCGGCCGCCTCGCTCCGGGAAGCGCGCAGCAACCTGGCGCGTACGACCATCCTCGCCCCGATGTCGGGGAAGATCACGCGCCTCGCCGTCGAGCAGGGCGAGACCGCGGTCCCGGGGACGTTCAACAAGGACGCCGCCACGCTCCTGACCATCGCCGACCTGTCGGTCTTCGAGACCAAGGTCAAGGTCGACGAGACCGACGTGGCCCGCATCTCCCTCGGCGACTCCGCGGTCATCCAGATCGACGCCTTCCCCGATACGACGTTCGTTGGCAAGGTGGTCGAGATCTCGAACTCCTCGGTGAAGGCGACCGCGAGCACCGGGAGCACCGAGCAGGCGATCGACTACGAAGTGAAGATCCAGCTCATGAACCCGCCGGCCGAGACGCGCCCCGACTTTTCGGCGACGGCCAAGATCGTGACCGACACCCGCACCTCGGTGCTGACGATCCCGATCATCGCGCTCACGGTGCGCGAGAACGAGGAGCTCAACGCCGCCGACACGGCGGGGGCCCCCGGGCAGCCCAAGAAGAAGGAAGTTGGCAAGAAGGACGTCGAGGGGGTCTTCATTGTCGGCGCGGACAACAAAGTGACCTTCCGCCCCGTTAAGGTGGGGATCGCCGGCGACAAGTATTTCGAGGTCATCTCCGGGGTGAAGGACGGGGAGAAGATCGTCGGTGGCACTTACCAGGCCATTCGCGAGTTGAAGGATGGAGCGCTGGTGAAGGAACCGAAGCCGGAAAAGAAGCCCGACGCGGGAGCGAAGACGTGA
- a CDS encoding TolC family protein: MRRLICTLLVVGAAPFAHVSAQASGPVLTLDEAIRLAVRNNPQYLQTGSSRQRAAAALRASKGQLLPTVRTSFGSSYREGRQQFFAGQAFGSTSDVLSSSADLGVDLAISAATWMARKQQQANLAAAESDVTSAEATLRANVITQYLNVLQALSRATLQDTLLRSTQAQLELARARQQVGAATTLDVRRAEVQVGQQQVAVLRERNNVEVEKLRLFQQIGVEQPAGVSLSSQFAIEEPKVQLDALLGQARSGNPALAALRSRERASDVQVSSARSAYFPSLSLSSGVSGFSQQLRNIDGSISDARASALSQQRSCISQDSLRRGAGLPSILQQCGAIVFTDAQASALRDANAQFPFKMTRSPIQLSAQISLPIFDGFTREQRIQEAAASRNDARYRVREQELKLTADVTSAYRNLVTAYQTVRLQEQNTVAAREALALSQERFRVGANTFVDVTQSRSDFERAETDRINAIYDYHKAFAALESAVGRPLR; the protein is encoded by the coding sequence ATGCGACGCTTGATTTGCACCCTGCTCGTCGTCGGCGCTGCGCCTTTCGCGCACGTGTCGGCCCAGGCGAGCGGGCCAGTGCTCACGCTCGACGAGGCCATCCGGCTCGCGGTCCGCAACAACCCGCAGTACCTCCAGACCGGCTCGAGCCGTCAGCGTGCGGCCGCCGCGCTCCGCGCCTCCAAGGGGCAGCTCCTTCCCACGGTGCGCACCTCCTTCGGGTCGAGCTATCGCGAAGGTCGTCAGCAGTTCTTCGCCGGCCAGGCCTTCGGTTCGACCTCCGACGTGCTGTCGTCGAGCGCCGACCTCGGGGTCGATCTCGCGATCAGCGCGGCGACCTGGATGGCGCGCAAGCAGCAGCAGGCCAACCTCGCCGCGGCCGAATCGGACGTGACGAGCGCCGAGGCCACGCTGCGCGCCAACGTGATCACGCAGTACCTCAACGTGCTGCAGGCGCTCTCGCGTGCGACGTTGCAGGACACCCTGCTGCGCTCGACGCAGGCCCAGCTCGAACTGGCCCGTGCGCGCCAGCAGGTGGGGGCCGCGACGACACTCGACGTGCGCCGCGCCGAGGTGCAGGTGGGGCAGCAGCAGGTCGCCGTCCTTCGCGAGCGCAACAACGTGGAGGTGGAGAAGCTCCGCCTCTTCCAGCAGATCGGGGTGGAGCAGCCGGCCGGCGTGTCGCTCTCGTCCCAGTTCGCCATTGAGGAGCCGAAGGTGCAGCTCGACGCGTTGCTCGGGCAGGCGCGCTCGGGGAACCCGGCGCTGGCGGCGCTGCGCTCGCGCGAACGGGCGAGCGACGTGCAGGTCTCGAGTGCACGGTCGGCGTACTTCCCGTCGCTGTCGCTCAGCTCGGGGGTCAGCGGCTTCTCGCAGCAGCTGCGCAACATCGATGGCAGCATCTCCGACGCCCGCGCCAGCGCGCTGTCGCAGCAGCGCTCGTGCATCTCGCAGGACTCGCTCCGCCGCGGCGCCGGGCTCCCCAGCATCCTGCAGCAGTGCGGCGCGATCGTCTTCACCGATGCGCAGGCGTCGGCGTTGCGCGACGCCAACGCCCAGTTCCCCTTCAAGATGACGCGCTCGCCGATCCAGCTGTCGGCGCAGATCTCGCTCCCCATCTTCGACGGCTTCACCCGCGAGCAGCGGATCCAGGAGGCGGCCGCCAGCCGCAATGATGCCCGCTACCGGGTGCGGGAGCAGGAGCTCAAGCTCACGGCCGACGTCACGTCGGCGTACCGCAACCTGGTGACCGCGTACCAGACGGTGCGGCTGCAGGAGCAGAACACGGTGGCGGCACGCGAGGCGCTGGCGCTGTCGCAGGAGCGCTTCCGCGTGGGAGCCAACACGTTCGTCGACGTCACGCAGTCGCGTAGCGACTTCGAGCGCGCCGAGACCGACCGCATCAACGCGATCTATGACTATCACAAGGCCTTCGCCGCGCTGGAATCGGCGGTGGGTCGCCCGCTTCGATAA
- a CDS encoding creatininase family protein, translating into MPPASTGQHAPLRLKELRPGEVAEAIARDPRLLIPVGTCEQHGPHLPMGVDTIIVERLADDLSAELRVLRAPTVEYGVNTDHERTIPGNATLRRKTLLRALNDLTDAWEAGGIREFVFLTAHGHEGHQEALSTVITKGARVRVVDILAIDLSDLTVSGLGPLHGDEVDTSLLLHLAPALVVMEKAQDYMITPEALRRYRRPSLRVPAASAGSIGRPSLASAEKGKAIYARIYSRIRDRIFLAPAPADD; encoded by the coding sequence ATGCCCCCTGCTTCGACCGGTCAACACGCGCCGCTGCGCCTCAAGGAACTCCGCCCGGGCGAGGTCGCCGAGGCGATCGCCCGCGACCCGCGACTCCTGATCCCCGTGGGCACGTGCGAGCAGCATGGGCCGCACCTCCCGATGGGGGTGGACACGATCATCGTGGAGCGCCTCGCCGACGACCTGTCGGCCGAACTGCGCGTGCTGCGTGCCCCGACCGTGGAGTACGGGGTCAACACGGATCACGAGCGTACGATCCCGGGGAACGCGACGCTCCGCCGAAAGACGCTCCTGCGCGCCCTCAACGACCTCACCGACGCCTGGGAGGCGGGGGGCATTCGCGAGTTCGTCTTCCTGACGGCCCACGGGCACGAGGGGCATCAGGAAGCGCTCTCGACAGTCATCACCAAGGGGGCGCGCGTGAGGGTGGTCGACATCCTGGCGATCGATCTCTCCGACCTGACGGTGAGTGGGTTGGGGCCGCTGCATGGCGACGAGGTGGACACTTCGCTCCTGCTCCATCTCGCGCCGGCCCTCGTGGTGATGGAGAAGGCGCAGGACTATATGATCACCCCCGAGGCGCTCAGGCGATACCGGCGCCCCTCGCTGCGTGTTCCCGCCGCGAGCGCCGGCTCGATCGGTCGCCCGTCGTTGGCGAGCGCCGAAAAGGGGAAGGCGATTTACGCTCGGATCTACTCGCGAATCCGCGACCGCATCTTTCTGGCGCCGGCGCCGGCCGACGACTGA